The Acinetobacter sp. SAAs474 DNA window CGTAGATGATCGCTGGAACTTTAGATTGAAGACGAAGGCGGCGGCTCGCACCTTTCCCTTGAACTGCTTCTTCACGTGCTTCTGCGTTTAATACGAAGTTTGCCATGATCGACATCCTTAAAATTTATGTTTAAATAAACTAGACTTGCGACCAGTCTAGTGAGACAAAACCCTACCGAAGGGCAGGGTTTTTTATTAGCGCATCATTATAGATAAGAATCAAACATTGCGCTAATAGATTCTTCGTTATTAATGCGACGAATCGTTTCAGCAACCATGCTTGCAACTGAAACTTGGCGAATCTTACCAAGACCTTTCGCTTCGTCAGAAAGTGGAATAGTATCGCAGACCACTAACTCATCAATCACTGAATTTGTTAAGTTCTCGATTGCTTTACCAGACAAAACTGGATGTGTTGCATAGGCAACTACACGGCGTGCACCAAAAGTTTTCAGTGCATCAGCTGCTTTACATAATGTTCCAGCTGTATCAACCATGTCATCGACAATAACGCAATCACGATCTTTAACATCACCAATTAAATGCATCACTTGGGATTCATTGGCTTTTTGACGACGTTTATCGATGATTGCAAGATCGATATCTCCCATTTGTTTGGCAACTGCACGTGCGCGGACGACACCACCAACATCAGGAGAAACAACCATAAGGTTATCATGAGACTGTTGGCGTAAATCGGCAAGCAGTGCAGGAGTACCATAGATGTTGTCGACAGGAATATCAAAGAAACCTTGAATTTGATCTGCATGAAGATCAATCATCACAACGCGGTCAATACCGACAGTCGTGAGCATGTCTGCAACAACTTTAGCTGTGATCGGAACACGCGTTGAGCGAGGACGACGATCTTGGCGGGCATAACCGAAGTAAGGAATTACGGCGGTAATACGACCTGCACTTGCACGACGTAATGCATCTGCCATCACTAAGATTTCCATGAGGTTATCATTAGTTGGGGCACAAGTCGGCTGTAAGATGAATACGTCTTTACCACGCACATTCTCAGTAATTTCTACTGCAATTTCACCATCAGAAAAGGTTGAAACTGAAGCAGCACCTAAAGGAATATGTAAGTGACTTACGACTTTTTGAGCGAATTGTGGATGCGCTGTTCCACTAAAAACGACAAGATTGGGCATGAAGCACCCTTGGCGGTTGGTAATGTATGGAAAATATATGGCAGGGGCGGCTGGATTCGAACCAACGGATGCCGAGATCAAAACCCGGTGCCTTACCACTTGGCGACGCCCCTAATGCGGCAGAACTTTAATATTTTTGCATCTTTTTGTCAAGTTGAATTCACAGTAATGACGCAAATTGATGTTCTGTCTTTTAATTTGAATGGCAGGGGCGGCTGGATTCGAACCAACGGATGCCGAGATCAAAACCCGGTGCCTTACCACTTGGCGACGCCCCTAAATGTGATGTTGTAAATGGCAGGGGCGGCTGGATTCGAACCAACGGATGCCGAGATCAAAACCCGGTGCCTTACCACTTGGCGACGCCCCTAATATACATACATCATACAGGTGTAATGGCAGGGGCGGCTGGATTCGAACCAACGGATGCCGAGATCAAAACCCGGTGCCTTACCACTTGGCGACGCCCCTATTACACTTCAAAGCCAATGAGTGGAGATTCTTTTAAACTGTTGACCAAGTAAGATTTACAAGGCGAGTTAGCCAGAATATCACTAATTTGCATTTTAGCGTTTACTTCAATAAAAACACAAGCACCTGTACCTGTAAGCTTTGCTTCACCAAAATGATTAAGGTATTGCATTGCTTCATCTACTTCAGGATATAAACTTCTTGCCAGAGGCTCAAAGTGATTACTAAAACTAGATGGCTTTAACTGATAGGCGCAAAATTTAGTAGGCTTCGCGTCTCTTGTCAATGTTTTTTGTGAAAAAAGTAACTGAGTGCTGATAAAACAATCAGGTTTTAACACAATGAATTTTTTTTGATCTAAGTTGATGAATGTTAAATGTTCACCAATACCTTCAGCCCAGGCATTTTTGCCATAAATAAAAACCGGGACGTCAGCACCTAACTGCAAGGCAAGCTTGGCCAATTGATCGATATTTAGACCACATTGCCATAATTGATTGATGACAATTAAAGTGGTTGCTGCATTAGATGAGCCTCCTCCTAAGCCTGCACCCATTGGAATATTTTTTTCAATGATGATTTTTAAACCACAGTGCTGTTTTGCATAAGGCCGTAATAATTGTGTTGCTTTAAAAATAAGATTTTGCTCTAATTCAACCTGATTTAAGCCTTCAATCGTAATATCTGCTGAAGTTTGTCGATGAAATTCCAGCCAGTCATATAAATCAATAAGTTGGAAAATAGTTTGTAACTCGTGATAACCATTATCACGACGGCCTGTAATATGTAGAAATAGATTAAGTTTGGCCGGTGAGGGAGCGCGAATCATAGGCTTTAATCATCTGAATTATTAACGATCTTGGATTACCATTGTAATACGATTTTCTTGTCCAGACTCAAGAGCCTGTTTTAAAACGAGTTTATAAGGTAAAGGATTATTTTCATGGTAATTTAAATCAACAACCCAATTTTCTTCAATAATTTGAGTGGGGCGCATTTGACTGTCCTTGGCGATTTCTGCAGTATCCGTTGCGGCTTTTGCCTGTACCCAGTCAATTAAATAGGTAATAGGGGCTTGCCATCCAGTCGCTTGCTGCAATAATTCTTCCGGCGATGCTGCTGAAATAACACCCGTACGTGCACTATTGAGTTCAACCTGACCGGGTTGACCTGAGATTTGTGTTTTTCCTAGGCCTAAAATACCACTGAGTTCAATATTAAATTGTGCTTGCTGTTGTACCCAAGTGAAAAATGCACTACCTGATTGCTGTGGTGTACGTACACCAATTTTACCTTGTAAGCTAAATTGAGGTCCATGATCTGGATGTGTGGATATTTCTTCGCTATTGGGTGGGCTTATTGTCGTAGTGTGTTGAGGAATAGACTGACAACCCGTCAGTAATAAACACAAGGTGGTCAAACTGCTTAGACCTCGTTTTAAATACATAGACATAAGTATTTTAACTCTTTTTTGTTTGTGGCGGTAACACCAAAGAATTCAATGATTCTAGCTGTGGATCATTCGGGAAATTCTGATGCAGCATTTGTAATAGACTGTTAAATTTATCCATTTCACCTAACATATACAATGATCTGGCATAACGGATACCAATTTTAAGATTATTACTTAGTTCAAATGCAGTCGCTAGTGCGAGTGCAGACGCTGCAAAATCATTTTGTAAATAGGCAATTAAACCTAAAGTATCTAAAATAGAGGCCTGATTGGGCTCTAATTCAATCGCTCGCTCAACTGCTTTTCTGGCATCCTTAAGTTTTCTATTCTGTAATGCCAAGGTATAAGCATATGCATTTAAATAAGCTGGATTATTGGGCTCTAGTTCTAATAATTGTTTGAGTAATTTATCTAGTTTATTTTGATCAGCATTTGCATCCAGTAAGAGTACTTCTGCATAAATGAGTTCTGGATC harbors:
- a CDS encoding ribose-phosphate pyrophosphokinase: MPNLVVFSGTAHPQFAQKVVSHLHIPLGAASVSTFSDGEIAVEITENVRGKDVFILQPTCAPTNDNLMEILVMADALRRASAGRITAVIPYFGYARQDRRPRSTRVPITAKVVADMLTTVGIDRVVMIDLHADQIQGFFDIPVDNIYGTPALLADLRQQSHDNLMVVSPDVGGVVRARAVAKQMGDIDLAIIDKRRQKANESQVMHLIGDVKDRDCVIVDDMVDTAGTLCKAADALKTFGARRVVAYATHPVLSGKAIENLTNSVIDELVVCDTIPLSDEAKGLGKIRQVSVASMVAETIRRINNEESISAMFDSYL
- the ispE gene encoding 4-(cytidine 5'-diphospho)-2-C-methyl-D-erythritol kinase — protein: MIRAPSPAKLNLFLHITGRRDNGYHELQTIFQLIDLYDWLEFHRQTSADITIEGLNQVELEQNLIFKATQLLRPYAKQHCGLKIIIEKNIPMGAGLGGGSSNAATTLIVINQLWQCGLNIDQLAKLALQLGADVPVFIYGKNAWAEGIGEHLTFINLDQKKFIVLKPDCFISTQLLFSQKTLTRDAKPTKFCAYQLKPSSFSNHFEPLARSLYPEVDEAMQYLNHFGEAKLTGTGACVFIEVNAKMQISDILANSPCKSYLVNSLKESPLIGFEV
- the lolB gene encoding lipoprotein insertase outer membrane protein LolB — protein: MSMYLKRGLSSLTTLCLLLTGCQSIPQHTTTISPPNSEEISTHPDHGPQFSLQGKIGVRTPQQSGSAFFTWVQQQAQFNIELSGILGLGKTQISGQPGQVELNSARTGVISAASPEELLQQATGWQAPITYLIDWVQAKAATDTAEIAKDSQMRPTQIIEENWVVDLNYHENNPLPYKLVLKQALESGQENRITMVIQDR